A region of Lacinutrix sp. Hel_I_90 DNA encodes the following proteins:
- a CDS encoding ParA family protein, which translates to MGKIIAIANQKGGVGKTTTSINLAASLGVLEKKVLLIDADPQANSTSGIGLDVEAVEIGTYQLFEHANTAREAIVKTDTPNLDIIPAHIDLVAIEIELVDKEAREYMLKKAIESIKDDYDYILIDCAPSLGLLTLNALTAADSVIIPIQCEYFALEGLGKLLNTIKSVQKIHNSALDIEGLLLTMYDSRLRLSNQVVEEVQKHFNDMVFDTIIQRNVKLSEAPSYGETIINYDAASKGAANYLSLAKEIINKNS; encoded by the coding sequence ATGGGTAAAATTATAGCCATTGCCAATCAAAAAGGAGGTGTTGGAAAAACAACAACCTCGATAAATTTAGCAGCATCATTAGGTGTACTTGAGAAAAAAGTATTACTTATCGATGCCGATCCGCAAGCCAATTCCACCTCTGGCATTGGTCTTGACGTAGAAGCTGTCGAGATTGGAACCTACCAACTTTTTGAGCATGCAAACACAGCCAGAGAAGCTATTGTAAAAACAGACACACCAAACCTTGATATTATCCCAGCACATATTGACCTGGTAGCTATTGAAATAGAATTGGTTGACAAAGAAGCACGTGAATACATGCTTAAAAAAGCAATAGAATCTATAAAAGATGATTACGACTATATTTTAATAGACTGTGCACCCTCTCTAGGTTTGTTAACGCTTAATGCCTTAACGGCCGCCGATTCAGTAATTATTCCAATTCAGTGCGAATATTTTGCATTAGAAGGTTTAGGTAAATTATTAAATACGATTAAAAGTGTTCAAAAAATCCATAACAGTGCATTAGATATTGAAGGGCTTTTACTCACGATGTACGACTCGCGTTTGCGTCTCTCCAATCAAGTAGTGGAAGAAGTACAAAAGCACTTTAATGATATGGTTTTCGATACCATTATACAACGAAATGTCAAGTTAAGTGAAGCGCCAAGTTATGGTGAAACCATTATTAACTATGATGCAGCAAGTAAGGGTGCCGCAAATT